cttttttttcttcagttaTTGAATTCATATATTCGACCTCAATTAGTTTGAGACTGAGACACAAATTGATTGATATATGAGTGTGCTTTTTCTTCTTCCAGGTCGAGTTTGAACCTTCCGTTCGCGGAGCAGAAAGGCAAGTATTATAGCGAGCTCGAAGCCGCTGTTGATGTTGTCGAACGAGCTTGTCGTCTCTGCGTTGATGTAATTTCTCCAGTCATTTTGATTAATTAGCTAATTACTCCTTCACTTCCATTTTATATGACAGTATTTGAGTAGATACAAAATTATTAACAAAGTTATTTTGAAGTAGAATAGTTGAAGGATGTTAAGACTTAaacacaaattctgaatttaattTGACTTATTTACTGTAGTAGTGATAGTAGAAGAGAATATTGAAGTTATGCAAAGATGATTCTCTCAAAGTTGTATGGAAATGGATTTGTATCAAACGTTTTAGAAGGTATCAAATACAAATTGGGACTGGTAGTGCTCAGTTTTCTGTTGCCTTAATTTGGCAACTACTGTTGGAGCTAATCAACCAAAAATAGTTTGAGTTTCAAAGCTACTTTTTCGTTCCACAGTCTTAGAGAGAGTCTTGAGTTCAATTGAAAGATATGATGAATTTTAGACTAAAGTTCTTGGAATTGGTTACAATGTGGATTCAAAAAGGCATTGCTTACTGCTTTCTGCTATTCAATATGCATGCAGGTTTTCCTATCGTATCAGTAGTTTCATAGCTAATGCACATTGCTAAACTAATACTATCTTGTTCTGAGGTACTTAAAattaaagacttttgaaacaaGTTGTCTGCACCTCATCTCAAACAAGGCACACTAGTCACTTAGTTTAGGTGAAACTTGCTTTACTTCTATACATCTGACTCATGAAGTGGTTGAGTTTAAATATAAGCATTTCTCCAATAgtcatcttttttcttattttcagtAGTCCGTATGTCAAGTAGTGCAACCATTTTAGCCACTAAGAATGGTGATCTCTTTATGATTTCTAGGTGAAGAAGTCACTGTTCTCAAGTGATGGTAGGATTCTTGAGAAAAATGACCAGACCCCAGTCACCATTGCAGATTTTGGAGTGCAGGCTTTAGTTAGCTTGGGTAAATTATACTGTATGTTCCTTTTTATTTACTGAATGCAGTTTCAGCTATCTAGTACATCCCCATTactcaaaaaaagaagaagcagtGATATTCATGGAAGTAATATGATTAAGTTATGAGTATAATTCTTGAAGAATGATGAAATCAGAATGTAGTTTTTAACAATACTGAAAATTATGGATATGATTTTTTGTGCttaaaattttcttctttgttttaaaaagaCAAATTGCCTGATCAAGTTTCTTCTTGGAGCTAAGATGAATTGTTTCTTGACTGGATTACATCCTTATTCTGATAGAGATGAACAGACTTTTTCCCTCCATCCCTCTGGTGGCTGAAGAGGACTCTGCATTCTTGCGTTCAAATAATCTGGTTGGCTCAGTGGTTGATGTTGTAAAGGATAAAGCAACTTTAGGAGATGAAGTAACAGAAGATAATATTTTGAAAGCAATTGACAGAGGGGGAAAGGATGCTTATGTATTTGCGCCTGAGCCAGCCACTTACTGGGTGAGTTTCATGCTGCTTCCAAAGATATTCGCTAAGTTCATGTGATAAGAGATTAAAGTACTCCAAAGGCTTCAAACTAAGGGAAAGTTCCTGAAGGGAACtagaattcttgaattcatgttGGGTTTGCTCTTTTCACATTTTGTGTGAAAAACACATTCGTCTAGTTGATGATCATTTGTCCAATTTTatgttgaatataaaatttCCTCGTTCTGGAGAATTCCAAAATTTGATTCTCTTTCTAGAATTTTGGCTAATTTAGAATTGTGTCATTAATATCTCCTGGGAAACATTTCAAAAGGTTATCGAACAGGTTGTGGTAGGTGGGGGGTTGGATGGATGGTAGAATATATGGGAACAGTTTCCTGCCCCTCGGACAACCTTCTTTTCGTTGAAAAGTCTTCCTTTGTACATTGACTTTTACTAGACCAAGGCTAATATTTTAAAGCCCTCCGCACTTCTATCAATATGACATCAGGAAATACTTCCTTGTCTGTCTTTACTCTGTATGATTTTTGTGATTAAAATAAATCAACTTTTATCGTCCATGCCCTGAACAGCTGACAAAAAGGCATGTTTGCAGTTTATACTTGCATAGTTACTTGGGCTGCACTCATAAATTTCCAACCCGTACAGATTCTGGATCCTATTGATGGTACACGAGGGTTTGTTAAAGGTAGTGAGGCTCTCTATGTGGTATGCTTCTCAATCCTTTTCGTTCTGTTTAATGTAATTAGTCTTttatgtttgtttcttttttagttttccaaataattaaaggaaaaagcAAGAATGAGAGGAACTGGAAAAGAAAAAGCTATTTTAACATTTTGAAGTTGTTTTCCAGGGAACTGGCCAAAGTAGAGGGGTAATTAGTTTGAAGGGTCACGCCAAACTCACTCTCTTCATCTGCCCGTTTTTCCAATTAATTCCCACTGGGAACTGGGAATGTAGGTTCTCAATGGAAGAGCCATATAGGGCCAAGAGTGATCAATTGAATACCCTTCGTCAGAAAATTACATTATGCATAtgtgaattatatatattgaaagaGAAACCTTAGGTTTGGAATTGTACCGGAGATTGTGATGCTGTTAAACTAAAGGCCTCAGTGGTGGCAAAATTAAACTCATTTGTCCTAAACGTCTTTGGTTCTTTCTATTTCGCCTCAATAAAGTGCAGtcatgtttattttgttttgatgcAGCTCTTCATTTTCCTTGTAACTTTGCATCTCCTTGATGCTTTTCTAATACAATTTAATTCCTTCACCAAAAAGAGTGCAGTCTGATTCACTTATCATGAAGTAATTAACGTTTCTGCAAATAAGAGAGCTGATAACTAAATTGATGACATCATAAACATTATTACAGTAGGTTTAAGTATTATTACTTGGTTCTATAGGAGTTTTTAGCTGCCTGGATTAGAGTTGTGTCTTTTCACCTTTCCCATGCTTATTTGGCCAAGAATATTGTATCTTTTCAGGTTGGTTTGGCACTTGTAGTTGAAGGAAAGATTGTCTTAGGAGTCATGGGCTGCCCCAATTGGCACGAAGACTGTTCTGATAATTCTATCATTGGGGTCCAAGAAAATCAAAGTTCCAGATCAGGGATCATCATGGTTTCTCATGTGGGTTGTGGAACATGGACAAAGAGGTTGTCAGACATACTAACCAATGAGTCACCTCACACTTGGACCAGATGCTCTGTTGACAGCTGCCAAATGGTGCAGGGGGCACGCGTTACTATTCCTGAAAGTCAAACATGGAAATCTTTACCCTTGTCAGGTTTATTTGATGCAAAAACAGACTCTGAGAACATAGGAGAAGggaacatacttcttctgtctgCATGCTGTGGGAGGTGAATTATTCTTCtcaaaaacaaatttcatattcTTAACATATGTGAACCTAGATAAAGAAAGGATATGTAGATTTCTGATGTGAAAAGAAAGGATGCTTAGATTTGTGGTGTGAAATCTTTCTTTCCTGCTGTTCGCAGTCGTGGAAGTTTTTACCTCTATAGGGCTCCAATTTGGTTGATGAAATTCAATACAGAGGGGTTgatgatgaaataaaaaataaatgggaTACAATGATTTCCTTTGCAAATTGGACCTAGATAAAGATTGGGCTGGGGAAAGGTTGAGGTGATTTTTCAATCAAGAGCATCTTTAATAGAATTTATCAATCAAGAGCATTTTTAATTAGAATCATCGCCTCAAGTGAACTTATAATCCATGGCACTaggatttattttattttatttttttaaatagaaattaaaaaaaaattccttagaAGGCACATAAATAAGTTAACTACTGCAGCCCTTTGCTTGTACATTTCGGCATCTGCTGGATGCAGTATTAATGAAATCTCAATTTACTTgataaaataagtcaattacTACAAATTTGCTTTAACTTTAATCATCTCGTTGAAGAtgatatttgttcttttatatAGAATTTAAGTTTACTTTCTGAGAAAGAGAAAATGTTGAGCAGTACTGCACTATCATGGATCTTAGACATCAAAATACACTTTGGACTACCTTATTTAGTTGTGCAGTGTACCAAGTGTTGATTAAGCGTTTCTCAGTCCACCaagatagaaagaaaaaatgtggGTGAAGTCTTCCTTCAAGCTCACAGCCTTATCTTTCCCTATggtctttttattttaatgatccAGGATCTTTTCATTTGTTCCAGCAAATATTATCTTGCTTTATCTTTTAAGTTGCTTCACTTGTTCTAGGAATGCAAGCTTGCTTTCTCTTCTAAGTAATTGCAGTTGTTCTAGGAATGTCTTTAATATGATGCCCAACAACTCTTTTCTTACAGTAGGCTAAGCTGGTAAAACTTTTTGGTGCCTGTCTTTCTTGAGTTGAATGGCACTCAATAGATACATATTCTGTAAACTGCAGGTCATGGTCTTGTAGTTACTGAGAAAGTATGTTCATTGCGTCTTGATGATGTGCGATTCAGCAACATAAAGTTTTCTGCAGACTTTGTGCATTATTGGAATGTCATTCAGTaccttaaaaaattaaagttgctTGTGGTTGCATAACCTCTTATATTGTCTTCATTGTCCCCCTTTTATTTGACTCGAACAAATATAGCATGTGCTGTTGTTAGATCTGAAAGCATACAAATCTGCAGTTCTTCTTAGTTTGTACATATACTAATCCCGCACCATTCTCTTATATATGTTTAGAATTCTACTAGAGTATTTGTCATTTTCCCTTTATCTGTTTAGAATTTGATTAGTCATTGTAACATCACAAACCTCTTCTCCAAATGAAACTAGCTCTATAATAAATTTTGGCGTCCAAGTTGGAATTTGGACTGGCACTCTGTAACAATCGTCAACTTAATGGAGAAGAGGCTTATCATTCACATCCAGAAGAGATTGAATGCTCTATTTTAATACTCTAGGAAACAGAGTGCCCTCAGAACCATTCTTCAAGTGATTATAAAATTCATTTCCCTTTTAGCCTGAACAGCTGAGTTGTAATTACTTTTGTAttgtcttctttcttcttcttttgaggGCTGCAATCAAAGTACTATTTCAATTTTCATGATGGTTTTTGCACAtttgttttatttcaatttttgtttctaAATTTACAGTTTGTGCAAATATCTGATGGTGGCTTCTGGTAGAGCATCGGTTTACATTCAGGGGAAGAAGGCGACATCTATTATCAAGGTGATAGTATATTCTCGAgaaattataaaattagtagAGCAGTATGATGCTCATATCTGTTGAATGTAGGTCTGGGACCACGCTGTTGGAATCATATGTGTCCATGAAGCTGGAGGGAAGGTATGCATTTCTCTGTTGGTTTCTTTTTTGACATACCTTATATATCTCTACTTGCCCGCCAACAGTTTCCATCTTACAGCCAGTCCTAAGAGAAGTCGGTGCTGCTGatatatcatttatttattacacAAACAGTTGTCAACTATATTGCATGTAATAAACAtgcttttcatttttctctttaataaaacaaatcaaGTCATGTAAAGTACACCCTCTGGTATTGCAGATTCGAAGATATAGcttttatcttttcctttttagtctggaTATAGTAATTTGAAGGCTTATCATCACTGCtttaaaggaattttttttaaaatgagaacTGGTCAAATTCTGGAGGTTGACTCTCTTGCTTGACTGATTCATGCTTTGATTGGCTTGccttgaaaaattatattatctgAAGCATTGAGTGAGGGTCCTAAATAGTGATTCATGGAACTTAAAATTCCATGTTAGAAGACACAAACTTTATTTACTTATGAAGAATAACAAAGTGACAAGAGGCTCGTTTTATAGGTTTATTTCTTGTTACTTTAAATTCTTAAACTTTCTCGTATGTTTAACAAAAAATCAAcccatatttgatttgaaagatCTGGGACACTGCAAGAGATAGCAGCAACGGGAGGAGAATGTGTTATCCTACATTACACCACCTACTGCTTTCCACTTATCTGCTTACTGAAAAGTTGTTCACAACTTCATATCCAGGCATTTATATTTCCTGACGGCTGACACTAAGCAAATGCATGAAGCAAAAGATCTTCTTTCCCCTACTCAATGCAGTATTCACTGGcatcaattttctttcttcttatgtTCGATCTACATAATTGTTCTGCATATGACATTGTCCACTTGGACCCAACGCAGAGGCCCACCTTTTAAGAAGTTTTGTCTTTGATTCTACTCCTGGTTATGACTGACTTTATCCTATGTTCTACAACTTATGCGCTATAGTAATTGCATGTGCATGATTCATTCATAAAAGATAAGCAAGACTAGATTGCTCAATTTCCTGGTTATTTACTATGCACCTTACTTGTCAGGTGACTGACTGGGAAGGAAGTTCACTTGATTTTGCAGCAGATCAAACTGAACGGAGACTCATCTTTCCTTCAGGCGGTGTTCTTGTAACTAATGGGAGCTTACATAGCAAGATTATTGGAATGATCTCTTCAAATTCATCAGTTCTTTGACATTCTTTTTGGCATTATTGTGACAAATCAATAATCAGATACTAATGAAGATTTCCGCCAATTCATCAATTGTTAATGATACTTGCATTCTTTTGACGAATCACAGCATATAGCAGTATACATATCAATGTCTCTCCGTTTTCTTCCTCCTCGTAG
The Solanum stenotomum isolate F172 chromosome 12, ASM1918654v1, whole genome shotgun sequence DNA segment above includes these coding regions:
- the LOC125846514 gene encoding putative PAP-specific phosphatase, mitochondrial isoform X2; amino-acid sequence: MDLLRYSASRFPAAHPQLPFRTPLGRRFVAVRSSLNLPFAEQKGKYYSELEAAVDVVERACRLCVDVKKSLFSSDGRILEKNDQTPVTIADFGVQALVSLEMNRLFPSIPLVAEEDSAFLRSNNLVGSVVDVVKDKATLGDEVTEDNILKAIDRGGKDAYVFAPEPATYWILDPIDGTRGFVKGSEALYVVGLALVVEGKIVLGVMGCPNWHEDCSDNSIIGVQENQSSRSGIIMVSHVGCGTWTKRLSDILTNESPHTWTRCSVDSCQMVQGARVTIPESQTWKSLPLSGLFDAKTDSENIGEGNILLLSACCGSLCKYLMVASGRASVYIQGKKATSIIKVWDHAVGIICVHEAGGKAFIFPDG
- the LOC125846514 gene encoding putative PAP-specific phosphatase, mitochondrial isoform X1, which translates into the protein MDLLRYSASRFPAAHPQLPFRTPLGRRFVAVRSSLNLPFAEQKGKYYSELEAAVDVVERACRLCVDVKKSLFSSDGRILEKNDQTPVTIADFGVQALVSLEMNRLFPSIPLVAEEDSAFLRSNNLVGSVVDVVKDKATLGDEVTEDNILKAIDRGGKDAYVFAPEPATYWILDPIDGTRGFVKGSEALYVVGLALVVEGKIVLGVMGCPNWHEDCSDNSIIGVQENQSSRSGIIMVSHVGCGTWTKRLSDILTNESPHTWTRCSVDSCQMVQGARVTIPESQTWKSLPLSGLFDAKTDSENIGEGNILLLSACCGSLCKYLMVASGRASVYIQGKKATSIIKVWDHAVGIICVHEAGGKVTDWEGSSLDFAADQTERRLIFPSGGVLVTNGSLHSKIIGMISSNSSVL